One Actinomadura viridis genomic region harbors:
- a CDS encoding VOC family protein: MLTGVSHIGFTVADVNAAAAFYERLFGRPPEVRRIYDAPYTSDQVGYADARLDIAVFRVPGGDVRLELIQYLHPLGVPVDIETNNPGTAHLCLVSDDLPAEFARMRALGARPRSAGPVLITSGPNRGRRVAYFRDPQGLTIEIVEALREEAPCA, encoded by the coding sequence ATGCTCACCGGTGTCTCTCACATCGGTTTCACCGTGGCCGACGTGAACGCGGCGGCGGCCTTCTACGAACGGCTCTTCGGCCGTCCCCCCGAGGTCAGGCGGATCTACGACGCTCCCTACACCTCCGACCAGGTCGGCTACGCGGACGCGCGGCTGGACATCGCCGTCTTCCGCGTTCCCGGCGGCGACGTCCGGCTGGAGCTGATCCAGTACCTCCACCCCCTCGGCGTCCCGGTGGACATCGAGACCAACAACCCCGGCACCGCCCACCTGTGCCTGGTCAGCGACGACCTGCCCGCCGAGTTCGCCCGGATGAGGGCGCTGGGCGCCCGTCCCCGCAGCGCCGGCCCGGTACTGATCACCTCCGGCCCCAACAGGGGCCGCCGCGTCGCCTATTTCCGCGATCCGCAGGGCCTGACCATCGAGATCGTCGAAGCGCTCCGGGAGGAGGCTCCGTGCGCGTAG
- a CDS encoding Gfo/Idh/MocA family protein, with protein sequence MTRVRVAVIGCGWWTTFAHLPAIAGHPEAEVAALADPDRDRLAAAARASGVDAVFADTADLLDAVDVDAAVIAVPHALHHQVARLTLDRGLPTLLEKPMVIEPAHGRELVALAEERGAELLIDYPWHYNRHALTLRREIAAGRIGPIEHVSCLYASTVRELYRGDPEPYRDLWGYPVNAPGAGTYSDPALSGGGQGQTQITHAAALMLWLTGLRPNGVAAFTSNFELPVDLADGVAIRFEGGAGGVLGSTGGVLPGHDEIARLEIFGRDGHVLFDVNGGTASIHLAGMTTKLLDLPAEQRNPEHAPARNLIDIVLGRAVNGSPARIGLAAVEFVAAVYRSAREGRVVDPSEI encoded by the coding sequence ATGACCAGGGTCAGGGTCGCGGTGATCGGCTGTGGCTGGTGGACCACGTTCGCCCACCTCCCCGCGATCGCCGGGCATCCCGAGGCGGAGGTCGCCGCGCTGGCCGATCCCGACCGGGACAGGCTGGCGGCGGCGGCCCGGGCATCCGGGGTGGACGCGGTGTTCGCCGATACCGCGGACCTGCTGGACGCGGTGGACGTGGACGCGGCCGTCATCGCCGTGCCGCACGCCCTGCACCATCAGGTCGCCCGGCTCACCCTCGACCGGGGCCTGCCCACGCTGCTGGAGAAGCCCATGGTCATCGAGCCGGCGCACGGCCGCGAGCTGGTCGCCCTGGCCGAGGAGCGCGGAGCCGAACTGCTCATCGACTACCCCTGGCACTACAACCGGCACGCGCTCACCCTCCGCCGGGAGATCGCCGCCGGACGGATCGGCCCCATCGAACACGTGTCCTGCCTGTACGCCTCGACCGTCCGCGAGCTGTACCGCGGCGACCCCGAGCCCTACCGCGACCTGTGGGGGTACCCGGTGAACGCGCCCGGCGCGGGCACCTACAGCGACCCGGCCCTGTCGGGAGGCGGGCAGGGCCAGACGCAGATCACCCATGCCGCCGCCCTGATGCTCTGGCTCACCGGCCTGCGCCCGAACGGCGTCGCCGCGTTCACCTCGAACTTCGAGCTCCCGGTCGACCTCGCCGACGGCGTCGCGATCCGGTTCGAGGGCGGCGCGGGCGGCGTGCTCGGCTCGACCGGCGGCGTGCTCCCCGGCCACGACGAGATCGCCCGGCTGGAGATCTTCGGCCGGGACGGCCACGTCCTGTTCGACGTCAACGGGGGCACCGCGTCGATCCACCTGGCGGGCATGACCACGAAACTGCTGGACCTGCCCGCCGAACAGCGCAACCCCGAGCACGCGCCCGCCCGCAACCTCATCGACATCGTGCTCGGGCGCGCGGTCAACGGGTCGCCCGCGCGGATCGGGCTCGCCGCGGTCGAGTTCGTCGCCGCCGTGTACCGCTCGGCGCGCGAGGGGCGGGTCGTCGACCCGTCGGAGATCTAG
- a CDS encoding amidohydrolase family protein, which yields MAGLPFVDTHVHFHDLGHPRLRYAWLEPDAPPDPVTGPDGAIRARRYWADDFVAETRFHDVTKVVHVQAALGTADPVEETRWLQAFADRLGVPHGIVAYADLTRPDTARTLARHAAFANLRGIRDLRYDDYLTDEAWLRGYALLERHGLVCCDDPALERFPQARRLAERVPGVTLCIDHAGYPRHRDAAYFRRWRAAMRDIAGARNVVVKISGLGQADHRWTVESLRPWVLECVEAFGTDRAFFGTNWPVDRLYSSYGDVVGAYAEIIADFTEAERRALFAGNAERIFRLGGREEGTA from the coding sequence ATGGCCGGCCTGCCGTTCGTCGACACCCACGTCCATTTCCACGACCTCGGCCACCCCCGGCTGCGCTACGCGTGGCTGGAGCCGGACGCGCCACCCGACCCCGTCACCGGCCCCGACGGAGCGATCCGGGCACGGCGCTACTGGGCGGACGACTTCGTCGCCGAGACCCGGTTCCACGACGTCACCAAGGTCGTCCACGTCCAGGCGGCCCTCGGGACGGCCGACCCCGTGGAGGAGACCCGCTGGCTGCAGGCGTTCGCCGACCGGCTCGGCGTTCCGCACGGGATCGTCGCGTACGCCGACCTCACCCGTCCCGACACGGCCCGGACGCTGGCCCGGCACGCCGCGTTCGCGAACCTGCGGGGGATCCGTGACCTGCGCTACGACGACTACCTGACCGACGAGGCATGGCTGCGCGGCTACGCCCTGCTGGAACGTCACGGGCTGGTGTGCTGCGACGATCCGGCGCTGGAACGGTTCCCCCAGGCGCGGCGGCTGGCCGAACGGGTCCCCGGCGTCACCCTGTGCATCGACCACGCGGGCTATCCGCGGCACCGCGACGCCGCCTACTTCAGGCGGTGGCGGGCGGCCATGCGCGACATCGCCGGGGCCCGCAACGTCGTGGTGAAGATCTCCGGTCTCGGCCAGGCCGACCATCGCTGGACGGTGGAGAGCCTGCGCCCCTGGGTACTGGAGTGCGTCGAGGCGTTCGGGACCGACCGGGCGTTCTTCGGCACCAACTGGCCGGTCGACCGGCTCTACAGCTCCTACGGCGACGTCGTCGGCGCCTACGCCGAGATCATCGCCGACTTCACCGAGGCCGAGCGGCGGGCGCTGTTCGCCGGCAACGCCGAACGGATCTTCCGGCTCGGCGGCCGGGAGGAGGGGACGGCATGA
- a CDS encoding SDR family NAD(P)-dependent oxidoreductase, translating into MRVAQDRKALVTGGASGFGRRIARRLYEAGAAVAVLDVDAERVGETVTGLGDRALGVTADVRSPAETHAAVTLAAGAFGGLDTLVVSAGVFHVGTLEETGEDDWDRTLDVNLKGAFVTVRAAAPALRESGRGRIVTIGSDCGRRGFPGQAPYVASKFGLVGLTEAVAAELAPAGVTANCVCPVGCPTTGMGREVLDWKTARTGMPAERVLEAAAATNPLGRNATEDDVADAVLFLLSEHAGFLTGLTLDVDGGARLGAIPGTR; encoded by the coding sequence ATGCGTGTCGCGCAGGACCGCAAGGCGCTGGTGACCGGCGGCGCCTCCGGCTTCGGACGGCGGATCGCCCGGCGCCTGTACGAGGCGGGGGCCGCGGTGGCCGTGCTGGACGTCGACGCCGAGCGGGTCGGGGAGACGGTGACCGGGCTCGGCGACCGCGCGCTCGGCGTCACCGCCGACGTCCGCTCACCGGCGGAGACGCACGCGGCCGTGACCCTGGCCGCCGGCGCCTTCGGCGGGCTGGACACCCTGGTCGTCTCGGCCGGGGTCTTCCACGTCGGCACGCTGGAGGAGACCGGCGAGGACGACTGGGACCGCACCCTGGACGTCAACCTCAAGGGCGCCTTCGTGACCGTGCGGGCCGCCGCCCCGGCGCTCCGCGAGTCCGGCCGGGGCCGCATCGTGACCATCGGGTCCGACTGCGGCCGGCGCGGCTTCCCCGGCCAGGCCCCCTACGTGGCGTCCAAGTTCGGCCTGGTCGGCCTCACCGAGGCGGTCGCGGCCGAGCTGGCGCCCGCGGGGGTCACCGCCAACTGCGTCTGCCCGGTCGGCTGCCCCACCACCGGCATGGGCCGCGAGGTCCTGGACTGGAAGACAGCCCGCACCGGCATGCCCGCGGAACGGGTCCTGGAGGCCGCCGCCGCCACCAACCCGCTCGGCCGCAACGCCACCGAGGACGACGTCGCCGACGCGGTCCTGTTCCTGCTGTCCGAGCACGCCGGCTTCCTCACCGGGCTCACGCTCGACGTGGACGGCGGGGCCCGCCTCGGCGCGATCCCGGGGACCCGGTGA
- a CDS encoding C-terminal binding protein, with protein MTEPPLVVITDCDLPGDEAMTELLGRAGLRVRRADCRSAGDVIEAARYATALVVQWAPVTAPVLAELKGLRFVSRLGIGHDMINVPSATQRGIAVANTPDYCVEEVAAHTIAMVLALARRLPVLDRAVRAGRWSVTGDAPGALRPSRATVGVVGFGRIGSRTAAHAAALGFRVVVHDPGVGNAGIRAAGYEPGGLAAVLAAADILTLHVPLTARTRHLLDAETIARMRPGAMVVNTCRGGLIDETALAEALESGHLAGAALDVFETEPLPAACLLRGAPNVLLTPHAAWYSPDALEELPRRAAQQVADFLAGRPVPAIVNPAYARKARP; from the coding sequence ATGACTGAGCCTCCGCTGGTGGTCATCACCGACTGCGATCTGCCGGGCGACGAGGCGATGACCGAACTCCTGGGCCGGGCCGGCCTGCGGGTGCGCCGTGCCGACTGCCGCTCGGCCGGGGACGTGATCGAGGCGGCCCGGTACGCCACCGCGCTGGTGGTGCAGTGGGCGCCGGTCACCGCGCCCGTGCTGGCCGAGCTGAAGGGGCTGCGCTTCGTCAGCAGGCTGGGCATCGGCCATGACATGATCAACGTTCCCTCCGCGACACAGCGCGGGATCGCGGTGGCCAACACCCCCGACTACTGCGTGGAGGAGGTCGCCGCCCACACCATCGCGATGGTGCTGGCGCTGGCGCGGCGGCTGCCCGTCCTGGACCGGGCGGTGCGCGCCGGACGGTGGTCGGTGACCGGCGACGCCCCCGGCGCGCTGCGGCCGTCGCGGGCCACGGTGGGGGTCGTCGGCTTCGGCCGGATCGGTTCCCGGACGGCCGCGCACGCCGCCGCGCTGGGCTTCCGGGTGGTGGTGCACGACCCCGGCGTCGGGAACGCCGGCATCAGGGCGGCCGGGTACGAACCCGGCGGCCTGGCCGCCGTCCTGGCCGCCGCCGACATCCTCACGCTGCACGTGCCGCTGACCGCGCGGACCCGGCACCTGCTGGACGCCGAGACCATCGCCCGGATGCGGCCCGGGGCGATGGTCGTCAACACCTGCCGGGGCGGGCTGATCGACGAGACCGCCCTCGCCGAGGCCCTGGAGTCCGGGCATCTGGCGGGGGCCGCGCTGGACGTGTTCGAGACGGAGCCGCTGCCCGCCGCCTGCCTGCTGCGGGGAGCGCCGAACGTCCTGCTGACCCCGCACGCGGCCTGGTACTCGCCGGACGCACTGGAGGAACTGCCGCGGCGCGCCGCCCAGCAGGTCGCCGACTTCCTGGCGGGCAGGCCGGTGCCCGCGATCGTCAACCCGGCCTACGCGCGGAAGGCGCGCCCATGA
- a CDS encoding SDR family NAD(P)-dependent oxidoreductase, giving the protein MSGGTASGGTANGTRKALVTGASGGIGAATARLLARRGVDVWITYAGDQEGARRTAASCAAHGVRTAVSRLDLRSTEDIARLAARVRAEWGELHILVNNAGTCPYTAWPDIGPDEWDAVMDTNARGAFFLTKEAIALLRAARGDRAIVNVASLAGQVGGISTSVHYAASKAAVLAMTRSFARLLAAEGIRVNAVAPGPIRTPMTGGLDPGARDGLAAAVPLGRLGLPGEVAHAVCLLASPDAAFTTGATYDVNGGLRTG; this is encoded by the coding sequence ATGAGCGGCGGCACGGCGAGCGGCGGCACGGCGAACGGCACGCGGAAGGCCCTGGTCACGGGGGCGAGCGGTGGTATCGGCGCGGCCACCGCGCGGCTGCTGGCCCGGCGTGGCGTGGACGTCTGGATCACCTACGCGGGCGACCAGGAGGGCGCCCGCCGCACCGCCGCCAGCTGCGCCGCCCACGGGGTGAGGACGGCGGTGTCCCGGCTCGATCTGCGCTCGACCGAGGACATCGCGCGGCTGGCGGCCCGCGTCCGCGCCGAGTGGGGCGAGCTGCACATCCTGGTCAACAACGCGGGCACCTGCCCGTACACCGCCTGGCCGGACATCGGGCCGGACGAGTGGGACGCCGTGATGGACACCAACGCGCGCGGCGCGTTCTTCCTGACCAAGGAGGCGATCGCGCTGCTCCGCGCGGCCCGGGGCGACCGGGCGATCGTCAACGTGGCGTCGCTGGCCGGGCAGGTCGGCGGCATCTCGACCAGCGTCCACTACGCGGCGAGCAAGGCCGCCGTCCTGGCGATGACCCGGTCCTTCGCCCGCCTGCTGGCCGCGGAGGGGATCCGGGTCAACGCGGTCGCGCCCGGGCCGATCCGCACGCCGATGACCGGAGGGCTCGATCCCGGTGCGCGCGACGGGCTCGCCGCGGCCGTGCCGCTCGGCCGCCTCGGCCTGCCCGGGGAGGTCGCGCACGCCGTCTGCCTGCTCGCCTCCCCGGACGCGGCGTTCACGACGGGGGCGACCTACGACGTCAACGGCGGGCTGCGGACGGGGTGA
- a CDS encoding TetR/AcrR family transcriptional regulator — MAYLPAEERRRSIVDAAVVVIASYGLAGATTRRIAEQAKAPLGSLHYCFRNKAELIDLVAERGATMLREAFGGVDPARGLEATIRDSVAAYWRWVQDNLGLQLALLELGMWRIRNAAGGESVYSMYDAFGTDLIKRNLDLAVAAGGTVPAITVEEITRFITHRFDGMILEYAASRDRDACQRQADLLADALILLALPGGPA, encoded by the coding sequence ATGGCCTATCTCCCCGCCGAGGAACGCCGCCGCAGCATCGTCGACGCGGCCGTCGTGGTCATCGCGTCGTACGGGCTGGCGGGCGCCACCACGCGGCGGATCGCCGAGCAGGCCAAGGCCCCTCTGGGCTCCCTGCACTACTGCTTCCGCAACAAGGCCGAGCTGATCGACCTGGTCGCCGAACGGGGCGCGACCATGCTGCGCGAGGCGTTCGGCGGGGTCGACCCCGCCCGCGGCCTGGAGGCCACGATCCGCGACAGCGTCGCCGCCTACTGGCGGTGGGTGCAGGACAATCTGGGTCTCCAGCTGGCACTGCTCGAACTGGGCATGTGGCGGATCCGAAACGCCGCCGGGGGCGAGAGCGTCTACTCGATGTACGACGCGTTCGGCACCGACCTCATCAAGCGCAACCTCGACCTGGCGGTGGCCGCCGGCGGGACCGTCCCCGCGATCACGGTCGAGGAGATCACCCGGTTCATCACGCACCGCTTCGACGGGATGATCCTCGAGTACGCGGCCTCCCGGGACCGGGACGCCTGCCAGCGGCAGGCCGACCTGCTGGCCGACGCTCTGATCCTGCTCGCCCTCCCCGGCGGGCCGGCCTGA
- a CDS encoding family 78 glycoside hydrolase catalytic domain: protein MPHPSDASQATPPRATRLRCEHLDDPLGLDVAAPAFGWVPAGPQRGYQVLVATAPDLVARGVGDMWNSGRVEADDVNGVTYQGGPLVSGRRYWWSVRLWGTGAEPGPFADAATFEMGLLDPADWEAAWIAGDADVSSPLLRTGFEVPGDVRRARAYVAALGYYELRLNGERVGDRVLDPANTTYDHDPDLYDGDGKPARVPNPRVLYSVHDVTGLLRPGRNAAGLMLGHGWYSTERDVGSGPLPRTPYGDRPRVLLQIEIEAGDGTRSVVTTGEDWRTAPGPVAYNDYGHGEYHDARREIPGWDSPGFDATGWGPATVAEAPAAQLSAQLVQPVRVIETLAPVRTLASAHGAMIVDFGQHFSGWTRIRVSGPAGSEVVLRHAGELGADGELDDDANAGAWLPARQTDTYVLRGQGEEVWEPRFTLHGFRYVEITTPGPRVPVLGVEGRVVHSDLPGTGEFTCSDPLLDRIHRNVLWTLRTSFQGFPQDAAERYERVGWVGDPGWAVEDYLYDFDAARFWLKWLDDLADTQLADGRFPMICPIHWRGRIAMEAPEGYDVPDDFEHVMYWPYGAQPDFAMTSYPSIAWNLFRFYGDRAILRRHYPNMRRGVEFLRSRSEGFIVSEGLGDHMEPQPDGTCSVFPKRTPVELTSTAWFFAVVSMTAGAAEVIGETADAAFLRELAGDIRRAFNERFFDEATASYATGSQTARAMPLWFGLVPDEHRERALAGLAGRIEEDGGHLATGTMGTAALQNVLTGGSAEVMYGIATRTTFPSWGEQVERGATTVWETWGGDPTFSRNMKLLAMIEKFLYNEVAGLAPAAPGWRRILVRPSLTRRLAHASARVRTARGDAAIAWRADDGGLRVTLEIPPSAEAEVRLPCGGLDHPRLTRDGVPVTARRDGDELVLAVEGGTHTFHLTS, encoded by the coding sequence ATGCCCCATCCCAGCGACGCGTCCCAGGCGACGCCCCCGCGTGCCACCCGGCTGCGCTGCGAGCACCTCGACGACCCGCTCGGGCTCGACGTGGCCGCCCCGGCCTTCGGCTGGGTACCCGCCGGGCCCCAGCGCGGATACCAGGTCCTGGTGGCGACCGCCCCGGACCTGGTGGCCCGGGGCGTCGGCGACATGTGGAATTCCGGACGCGTCGAGGCCGACGACGTGAACGGCGTGACCTACCAGGGCGGCCCGCTCGTCTCAGGACGGCGCTACTGGTGGAGCGTCCGGCTGTGGGGCACGGGCGCGGAGCCGGGCCCGTTCGCGGACGCGGCGACGTTCGAGATGGGCCTGCTCGACCCGGCGGACTGGGAGGCCGCGTGGATCGCCGGGGACGCGGACGTCTCCTCGCCCCTGCTGCGCACGGGCTTCGAGGTGCCCGGCGACGTTCGCAGGGCGCGCGCCTACGTGGCCGCGCTCGGCTACTACGAGCTGCGGCTGAACGGCGAGCGCGTCGGGGACCGGGTGCTGGACCCGGCGAACACCACCTACGACCACGACCCGGACCTGTACGACGGCGACGGCAAGCCCGCCCGCGTCCCCAACCCCCGGGTGCTGTACTCGGTCCACGACGTCACCGGGCTGCTCAGACCCGGTAGGAACGCCGCGGGCCTGATGCTCGGGCACGGGTGGTACAGCACGGAGCGCGACGTCGGTTCCGGCCCGCTGCCGCGCACCCCGTACGGCGACCGGCCCCGCGTGCTGCTCCAGATCGAGATCGAGGCAGGCGACGGCACGCGGTCGGTCGTGACCACCGGCGAGGACTGGCGGACGGCGCCCGGCCCGGTCGCCTACAACGACTACGGTCACGGCGAGTACCACGACGCCCGGCGGGAGATCCCCGGCTGGGACTCGCCCGGCTTCGACGCGACCGGCTGGGGCCCCGCCACCGTCGCCGAGGCGCCGGCCGCGCAGCTGTCGGCCCAGCTCGTCCAGCCCGTCCGCGTCATCGAGACGCTCGCGCCGGTGCGCACGCTGGCCAGTGCGCACGGCGCCATGATCGTCGACTTCGGCCAGCACTTCTCCGGCTGGACCCGGATCAGGGTGTCCGGTCCGGCCGGCTCGGAGGTGGTGCTGCGGCACGCCGGCGAACTCGGCGCGGACGGCGAGCTGGACGACGACGCCAACGCGGGCGCCTGGCTCCCGGCCCGCCAGACCGACACCTACGTTCTGAGGGGCCAGGGCGAGGAGGTCTGGGAGCCCCGGTTCACCCTGCACGGCTTCCGTTATGTCGAGATCACCACGCCGGGGCCGCGGGTGCCGGTGCTCGGCGTCGAGGGGCGGGTGGTCCACTCCGACCTGCCGGGCACCGGCGAGTTCACCTGCTCCGACCCGCTGCTCGACCGGATCCACCGCAACGTGCTGTGGACGCTGCGCACCAGCTTCCAGGGCTTCCCGCAGGACGCCGCCGAACGCTACGAGCGGGTCGGCTGGGTCGGCGACCCGGGGTGGGCGGTCGAGGACTACCTGTACGACTTCGACGCGGCCCGGTTCTGGCTGAAGTGGCTGGACGACCTGGCCGACACCCAGCTCGCCGACGGCCGGTTCCCGATGATCTGCCCGATCCACTGGCGCGGCAGGATCGCCATGGAGGCGCCCGAGGGCTACGACGTCCCCGACGACTTCGAGCACGTCATGTACTGGCCGTACGGGGCCCAGCCCGACTTCGCGATGACCTCGTACCCGAGCATCGCCTGGAACCTCTTCCGCTTCTACGGCGACCGCGCCATCCTCCGGCGCCACTATCCGAACATGCGGCGCGGGGTGGAGTTCCTGCGGTCGCGCTCGGAGGGGTTCATCGTCTCCGAGGGCCTCGGCGACCACATGGAGCCGCAGCCGGACGGCACGTGCAGCGTCTTCCCCAAGCGCACGCCGGTCGAGCTGACGTCCACCGCCTGGTTCTTCGCCGTCGTCTCGATGACCGCCGGCGCCGCCGAGGTGATCGGCGAGACCGCGGACGCGGCCTTCCTCCGGGAGCTGGCCGGGGACATCCGCCGGGCCTTCAACGAGCGGTTCTTCGACGAGGCCACCGCGAGCTACGCCACCGGGTCGCAGACCGCCCGCGCCATGCCGCTGTGGTTCGGCCTCGTCCCCGACGAGCATCGCGAGCGGGCCCTGGCCGGCCTCGCCGGGCGGATCGAGGAGGACGGCGGCCACCTCGCCACCGGGACGATGGGCACCGCCGCGCTGCAGAACGTCCTGACCGGCGGGTCGGCCGAGGTGATGTACGGGATCGCCACCCGGACCACCTTCCCCAGCTGGGGCGAGCAGGTGGAACGGGGGGCCACGACCGTCTGGGAGACCTGGGGCGGCGACCCCACGTTCAGCCGCAACATGAAGCTGCTGGCGATGATCGAGAAGTTCCTCTACAACGAGGTCGCCGGGCTGGCCCCGGCGGCTCCCGGCTGGCGGCGGATCCTGGTCCGGCCCAGCCTCACCCGCCGCCTCGCCCACGCGAGCGCGCGGGTGCGCACCGCCCGGGGCGACGCCGCGATCGCGTGGCGGGCGGACGACGGCGGGCTGCGCGTGACCCTGGAGATCCCCCCGTCCGCCGAGGCGGAGGTCCGGCTGCCCTGCGGCGGTCTCGACCACCCCCGGCTCACCAGGGACGGAGTCCCCGTCACCGCGCGGCGCGACGGCGACGAACTCGTCCTGGCCGTCGAGGGCGGCACCCACACCTTCCACCTCACCTCATGA
- a CDS encoding ABC transporter substrate-binding protein — protein MNGLRGPLVPLALCASLLVAAGCGGGEGDGGELVVTTWDAGQGADPVETAARDFEKATPGVRVTVSKTAYVQYTQALRRRLTAGRVPDVATALLGYGEASAARALADKGLLTDLGGAPWAKRIPPASRFMTDDGGRTIAFPTESTAIGVFHDPRVLAKQGVTAPKTFADVLALCGKAKADGRTAFALGGTETSGMPRFVGFALAASSAFADDPRAGERRLAAGATFAGTAGWRRALEKFVRMRDAGCFPKDAAGASQEAASRALAQGKAWMAVAPTATLPLFQAGNPDARLEMFAFPGDDDPARVRVPAGPVSGLVVPAKARNAELAKRFLDFYAGNQAKYAGAGTMPGLAPSAGDPGLPAYAEALAPYLTGGRTAPIADQQWPNPEVVIRFGGGLVQILSGNKGPADVLTSMDSAWTAKAP, from the coding sequence ATGAACGGACTGAGAGGCCCTCTGGTGCCGCTGGCCCTGTGCGCGTCGCTGCTGGTCGCGGCCGGGTGCGGGGGCGGCGAGGGGGACGGTGGGGAACTGGTCGTCACCACCTGGGACGCCGGGCAGGGCGCCGACCCCGTCGAGACGGCCGCCCGCGACTTCGAGAAGGCCACCCCCGGCGTCCGCGTCACCGTCAGCAAGACCGCCTACGTCCAGTACACCCAGGCGCTGCGGCGGCGGCTCACCGCGGGCCGGGTGCCCGACGTGGCGACCGCGCTGCTCGGGTACGGGGAGGCGAGCGCCGCCCGGGCGCTGGCCGACAAGGGGCTGCTGACCGACCTCGGCGGAGCGCCGTGGGCGAAACGGATCCCGCCCGCGAGCCGGTTCATGACCGACGACGGCGGCAGGACCATCGCGTTCCCCACCGAGTCGACGGCGATCGGCGTGTTCCATGACCCCCGGGTGCTCGCCAAGCAGGGCGTGACCGCCCCCAAGACCTTCGCGGACGTGCTGGCCCTGTGCGGGAAGGCCAAGGCGGACGGCAGGACGGCGTTCGCGCTGGGCGGGACCGAGACCTCTGGCATGCCGCGTTTTGTCGGCTTCGCCCTGGCCGCCTCCTCGGCGTTCGCCGACGATCCGCGGGCCGGTGAGCGCCGGCTGGCGGCCGGCGCCACGTTCGCCGGGACGGCGGGCTGGCGCCGGGCGCTGGAGAAGTTCGTCCGCATGAGGGACGCGGGCTGCTTCCCCAAGGACGCCGCGGGAGCCTCCCAGGAGGCGGCCAGCCGGGCGCTCGCCCAGGGCAAGGCGTGGATGGCGGTCGCGCCCACGGCCACGCTGCCGCTGTTCCAGGCGGGAAACCCCGATGCCCGGCTGGAGATGTTCGCCTTCCCCGGCGACGACGACCCGGCCCGCGTACGGGTCCCCGCGGGGCCCGTGAGCGGGCTCGTCGTCCCGGCCAAGGCCCGCAACGCCGAACTCGCCAAGCGGTTCCTGGACTTCTACGCCGGGAACCAGGCCAAGTACGCGGGGGCCGGCACGATGCCCGGCCTGGCCCCGAGCGCCGGCGATCCGGGATTGCCCGCGTACGCCGAGGCGCTCGCGCCGTACCTGACCGGGGGCAGGACCGCCCCGATCGCCGACCAGCAGTGGCCCAACCCCGAGGTCGTGATCCGCTTCGGCGGCGGCCTCGTGCAGATCCTGTCCGGGAACAAGGGCCCCGCGGACGTGCTCACCTCGATGGATTCGGCATGGACCGCGAAGGCGCCGTAG
- a CDS encoding carbohydrate ABC transporter permease yields the protein MDREGAVGPHRVPWSFAAPAVLLYGAVLLGPSLAGAAYAFTDWDGLTAPRWTGLANFREFLGEPEGAGVLARTLVLVLLYVVGVNAAGLGLALALNRTLRTRGLLRALFFVPAVVSPLVVAYIWKFVLDADGPLNAGLEAAGLGALARPWLGEPGTALGGIVLVMVWQFSGYHMLLYLAGLQGIQAELREAAAVDGGGPWRVFRHVTLPLLRPVLIIGAALSMITSFMVFDQVMALTGGGPSGGTDTLGTYVYKQAFVTGRYGYSAAVALLLVAVVFLAALPQLRALRRGTG from the coding sequence ATGGACCGCGAAGGCGCCGTAGGGCCGCACCGGGTGCCGTGGTCGTTCGCGGCACCGGCGGTCCTGCTGTACGGCGCGGTCCTGCTCGGCCCCTCGCTGGCCGGCGCGGCCTACGCCTTCACCGACTGGGACGGCCTCACCGCCCCGCGCTGGACGGGCCTCGCCAACTTCCGGGAGTTCCTCGGAGAGCCCGAGGGGGCGGGGGTGCTGGCGCGCACGCTCGTGCTGGTCCTGCTGTACGTGGTCGGGGTGAACGCCGCCGGGCTCGGCCTCGCGCTGGCGCTGAACCGCACCCTGCGCACCCGCGGCCTGCTGCGCGCCCTGTTCTTCGTGCCCGCGGTGGTGAGCCCGCTGGTCGTCGCCTACATCTGGAAGTTCGTCCTGGACGCCGACGGCCCGCTCAACGCCGGGCTGGAGGCGGCCGGGCTGGGCGCGCTCGCACGGCCGTGGCTGGGGGAACCCGGCACCGCGCTCGGCGGGATCGTGCTGGTGATGGTCTGGCAGTTCTCCGGCTACCACATGCTCCTCTACCTGGCCGGGCTCCAGGGCATCCAGGCGGAGTTGCGCGAGGCGGCGGCGGTGGACGGCGGCGGCCCCTGGCGGGTCTTCCGCCACGTCACGCTGCCGCTGCTGCGGCCGGTGCTCATCATCGGCGCGGCGCTCTCGATGATCACCTCGTTCATGGTGTTCGACCAGGTGATGGCGCTGACCGGCGGCGGCCCGTCCGGCGGGACCGACACGCTCGGCACCTATGTCTACAAGCAGGCGTTCGTGACCGGCCGGTACGGCTACAGCGCGGCGGTGGCGCTGCTGCTGGTCGCCGTGGTGTTCCTGGCCGCGCTGCCGCAGTTGCGGGCACTGCGCCGCGGGACGGGCTGA